CCGCGATGGATGGCAAGACGATTGGGACGGTGCGGTTCGCCGACTTGTTTCTTGTACCATTCTGCGGCGGAGGGACCGTCTTGATGTATCCCAAGGCTGAAGCAGACGAGCTCAAGTACAGCGAGCCGAGCTGCTTTTCTCGGACCAGGTAGCAGCTCCGGGAGGATCTGTCGTAGAAGTAGGCGAGGCAGGCGCAGATCCCCGTGCACAGGCCGCGGCACGCCGTGTAGTTCACGCCGGCCATGGTCGGGGGATCGAACTTGGTGGCGAAGTAGGCAGCCTGAGCCTTGAGGGCGAGGTACGAAACGGGCGCGGTGCTGTTGTTGCTCTGGCACGAGGCCGGCGCCGCGAGCGCCGAGCCGTCCCCCGGTACGCACGCGCCGGGGGTCgacgcggaggccgcgaagAGTGGGGGGCATGTGCAGGTCGAGCTGTTgccggccggcgagcagagCCCCAGGGGCGGGCACTGCAGCGGCAGATCGCAGTAGTTGGCCggcgccacgaagtcgcctccGAGCGACGCCGAGGAGTTCACCAGCGGGTAGCCCGTGATGCGCAGCCGGCCGTCGTATCCCAGCTTCAGCACGGGGAACGCTCCGGCCGCGAGGTCCACGCGGAACACGAGGCCGCCGTCGGCGGCAACCGCGAACAGCCCCGACGCGTTCACCGACACGGACGCCACCGCGACGTTGCGGTCCTTGAAGGACCGGAGGTCGTTCGACAGCCGCCAGTACGTGGAACCCTGCCAGGTCAGCACCACGTCCGCGGCCGTCGCGGCGAGCCGGTAATCCCCCTCCGCGAGGTCggtggcgcccgccgccgccgccaggtacGCGCCGGCGCGCAGCAGCTGCCCCGGGAGCAGCGTGTCGGTGGCGGCATCGAACGACTGCCACAGCGTGGCGTTCCCGGCGCCCAGCAGTTGCAGGTTGCCGCTGTCCTGCAGCCGCAGCGCCGCGACGGGCGACCCCAGCTGCGACGGCGTGGACCAGAGCACCGTTCCATTGGGGTCCGACACGGTGAGCCTCTGCGCGGTGAGCTGGACCGGGCCCGACGACGTCGTCGGCGCGCCGCGGTTGGCTGACCAGACGACCGTGGCGGACGGGGCGTGCAGGACGGCGAGGTAGAACCTGCCCTGCTGCTTCCCGGGGTTGACCACGGCGGCCCTGAACGCGCCGCTCTTGGACTCCAGGAACGCGCCGCCGGTGTCGACGTACAGGATGTTAGAGGCGACAAAGCTGGGCCGCACGAGCTCCGTCGCCAGCGGCCCCGtgaccgcgccgccggcggagagggcggcggcggcggcgagaaccaAGCCCAGGAAcgcgagcgcgcgcggcggggcgggcggcgggggcggaggcatTTGTGGGGCGACGGCGTGGGGCGCGCGCGGATGCGCCCATGAAGCGTGGGTGCGCACGGCACGCAGGTGTGGCGGAGGCGGACGGGGAGCGTTGACCTGGGCTGAGGCGCCCCGCGCTATATGCCGCGCGCGCTCTGGTTGGCGGGAACAAACCGGCGTCTGTCTTGAGCGGCGGCAGAGTCGTTGGGTTCAGACTGAGAGTTGAGACAGCTCGGTTGCCGCGGCTTGGAAGCTGAAAGCGAACTTGTTATTGGATAAGCACAGGTGCGTCCTGCGAACTTGTCAAACAGGTTGGCTTTGTGGCTGTATTAGGCAGGCCTAGTCGGCTACTGTTGTGATTTGACTTCTGCTATCATTCAAGCTGGTTCGTTCGTCACCGCTTTGGAAGTCAACTTCGCTGCTCATGTCTATCTCAGCAGAATTAATACGCAGATAGAGTCCACGCTGGATCTAAGCGCTCAGAATCGAGGCAGTGTTTATGGGCAAACATGCAAGTGGAGCTAAATTTTAAGTTACATTATGGTTACACCCATGTGCTATGAAGATTAGTACTTTCTCCGtccacataaagtataattataGGATCCGTACGATCAAATTATTTCAAATTTAACTAAATTTATAAtacaccgtgttcggctggtctaGTATCAACTGTTTTGGGCTTAATCCAGCGGCTGGCCTTCGGCTGTCCAGCACAGCCGTTCGGAAGGCCCAATCCTGAACGGCTGGAGATTTTGGAGTGGCCATGTtggagcagcagctgctgctgaacGACTGCAAAAATGAGCCGGCTGCTGGACAGCTGGTTCTGCATGCAGCAGGAGCAGTCCAGACTAGCCGCAAGCAGTCCAAAATGGGCCAACCGAACACAATTATAGATAATATTAACATTTATATCTCAACACGGATTTATTATAAAAACATATTTTATAACTAATCTAAAGTACCTACTTTGATCATGAATATTATTACTGTTTTAATATAACTTAGTCAAAGTTTCAAAATATTTAAGAATTGTTTTTTTTGGATGGAGGAGTAGTACTCGAAGTGGTTGAGACGGATGTTTCGTTGACGTTCTGGATTGGCTGGCCGGGGCAAAATGTGCTCTGAAAATGAAAACGCTTAGTAGTAGACGTTTTCAGGTACTGCGCTGTGCGttatagatggccaaatgggcGGCCCAGCCCAACACGACATGGACCCGATTTTGGCACGATTCAGTTAGACACGGCCCACTTAGACACGCTTAATTAATTGTGTCATGTTGGGCTGGTTCATGGGCTGAGCCAGCGGCCCAGACACGACACGAAAGTCGCTGGACCGTGTCGGGCCAGCCCATCTAACCCACGAGCACGCCAGCACGTCAGCCCATGGAACACGACCTCCGctgcagctcgccggacgcagcttgcgcgccgccgccgctcgtcgatGCTGGTCGTCGTTCGCGTCGTCGATCCGGCCGCCCCCACACGTCGCTGCCGTTCGCACCCGCCGGCTGACCCGCGCACTCCAAGCGCCGCTCGCCGGTCGCCCCCAACACGCAGCCCCGcgcagctcgccggccgccccagCGTGCGGCCCCGTGCCTGCCGCTCGGCGGCCCTCCCCtgcccaccggccgccgccgggggccggCCTTCCCATGCACACGCGCGTGGGGGAGGGAGAGATTGAGTCTCGCGTGGGGGAGGGAGAGATCGAGAGAGACTGAGATCGAGTCTCGCgtgggggagggagagagactaAGATCGCGTGGGGGAGGGAGAGATCGAGAGACAGAggtggctgcggcggctggGTTGGGTGGATGGAGTGCGGGAGAGTTAGGGATTTAGAGTTGGGTGGGGAAGTATGGGCTATTAATTGACTAAATTGTTCTAGATACAAAATTAGTCATGCCTGATCGGGTTAGGCCCGTTAGTCGTGTCGGGTCAGGGTCAACACTATGGGTCGAAGTCTAGGCCTAGGCACTACCCTATACATCGTGTCGGGTCGACCCTGATCCTATAGGTCGTGGGCTGTGCTAGGTTAGGATAGGGTTTTTTCGTGTCGTGCCTAGTGCGgcccatttggccatctatactGTGCGTTGCCATCTGAACATGTACAACTAGTACAGATTTACCATCAGGAGAATGACACAAAATTACTATTAAAAAATGACACAAATGAG
This portion of the Panicum virgatum strain AP13 chromosome 2N, P.virgatum_v5, whole genome shotgun sequence genome encodes:
- the LOC120660866 gene encoding G-type lectin S-receptor-like serine/threonine-protein kinase At5g35370, with amino-acid sequence MPPPPPPAPPRALAFLGLVLAAAAALSAGGAVTGPLATELVRPSFVASNILYVDTGGAFLESKSGAFRAAVVNPGKQQGRFYLAVLHAPSATVVWSANRGAPTTSSGPVQLTAQRLTVSDPNGTVLWSTPSQLGSPVAALRLQDSGNLQLLGAGNATLWQSFDAATDTLLPGQLLRAGAYLAAAAGATDLAEGDYRLAATAADVVLTWQGSTYWRLSNDLRSFKDRNVAVASVSVNASGLFAVAADGGLVFRVDLAAGAFPVLKLGYDGRLRITGYPLVNSSASLGGDFVAPANYCDLPLQCPPLGLCSPAGNSSTCTCPPLFAASASTPGACVPGDGSALAAPASCQSNNSTAPVSYLALKAQAAYFATKFDPPTMAGVNYTACRGLCTGICACLAYFYDRSSRSCYLVREKQLGSLYLSSSASALGYIKTVPPPQNGTRNKSANRTVPIVLPSIAAFLLVAVIAWYACWRRMRKNGKKKKKAKSSGAKQMHMGRKKPPSSGTGNADGDDDADDDDVVVPGMPTRFSYAEIATMTGNFGTKIGSGGFGSVYKGELPGGEGLVAVKKLEAAGVQAKREFCTEITVIANIRHVNLVRLRGFCAEGSRRLLVYEYMNRGSLDRSLFGRTGPVLEWGERMEVALGAARGLAYLHTGCDQKIVHCDVKPENILLAGGGQVKIADFGLAKLMSPEQSALFTTMRGTRGYLAPEWISSAAISDRADVYSFGMVLLELIHGRKNRGEQTNNNVAVVGSGEELSGWSSAAAASMPRGASGSGDEYFPMVALGLHEQGRHLDIVDARLEGRVDEAEAARAVRIALCCLHEDPAQRPSMAAVVRMLEGTVSPPEPRVEALGFLRLYGRGYAAGRSAPTSSLLAMAGTSGSAGTPSSTAGASQLTDSLQGV